TGACTAACCCGTTAGGCAATACGGTGATGGAGCTTAACGTTCAGCCCGGCATGGTGCAGCTGGTTGATGACAAAGGGCAACGCTACGTCAGCGATAACGCTGAAAAAATGATCCACCAGTTAACCGGCATGACCATCCCTCTAGAGAATATGCGCCAGTGGATGATAGGGCTTCCGGCCAACGCGGAAGACTTTACCCTGACGCCAGAAGGTCGCCTGAAGAAAATCACGCTTGAGCAAAACGGCCAGCAGTGGACAGTGGAGTACCGAAATTACGACACTGAAGCGCAGCCGGTCCTTCCTAGTCTGGTTGAAATTACTCACGGTGACGAGCGCATTAAGCTGAAAATGGACAACTGGACGCGGCAATAATGAACGACTGGCCTTCCCCGCCAAGCTGAACCTGTTTTTGTACATTACTGGCCGTCGACCTGACGGCTACCATACACTACAAACACTGTTTCAGTTTTTAGACTACGGCGACACGCTGAACTTTCACGTCCGTCAGGACAATGACATATGCCTGCTGACGCCTATAGACGGCGTTCCCAATGAGCAAAACCTGATTGTCCGCGCTGCCCGTCTTCTTCAGCAACATACGGGCTGCCTTCTCGGTGCAGATATTACCCTCAATAAACGCCTGCCGATGGGCGGCGGGCTGGGCGGAGGTTCCTCAAATGCTGCCACGGTCTTAGTTGCCCTTAACCATCTGTGGCATTGCGGGCTTTCACAGGAAGCGCTTTGCGAACTGGGGCTGACACTCGGCGCTGATGTACCGGTTTTTATTTATGGCCACTCCGCGTTTGCCGAAGGCGTTGGTGAACGCTTTATTCCGGTTAAACCCGAGGAAAAATGGTTTCTGGTTGCCCACCCGGGCGTAACTATTCCAACCGTGACTATTTTTACCGATCCAGATCTGCAAAGAAATACCCCTGAAAGAAAGCTCGATGCGCTGTTATCTTCACCTTTTTCCAACGATTGTGAACCAATCGCAAGAAAAAGGTACCCCGAGGTTGAACAGCTTATTTCTTGGCTGTTAGAATATGCTCCGTCACGTCTTACGGGTACGGGTGCCTGTGTATTTGCTGAATTCAATACCGAGTCCGCTGCTCAACGTGTGTTACAACAAGCCCCTGAATGGTTACATGGCTTTATTGCGCGAGGCGTTAACGTTTCGCCGCTGAAAACATTCCTAACAGGGCAAGAGTGAGCGCCGCGCTAACGCGGTAAGCAGCGCTATTCTGGAGTCAGCGATGCTTACTGTATTTTGCGGTCTCAAATTTATCGTATGCCGCCCCCTTTCCACATCGGCGGCATCTTTCTGGATGCAAGCCTGAGGTTCTTCTCGTGCCTGACATGAAGCTCTTTGCTGGTAACGCCACGCCGGAACTAGCACAACGTGTAGCCAATCGTCTTTATACTTCTCTGGGTGACGCCGCTGTAGGCCGTTTTAGCGACGGTGAAGTGAGTGTTCAAATTAACGAAAACGTCCGCGGTGGTGATATTTTTATTATCCAATCCACCTGTGCGCCGACAAACGATAACCTGATGGAACTGGTTGTTATGGTCGACGCGCTGCGTCGCGCTTCAGCCGGGCGTATTACCGCAGTTATCCCCTACTTTGGCTATGCCCGTCAGGATCGTCGCGTACGTTCTGCTCGCGTGCCGATTACGGCCAAAGTCGTTGCTGACTTTCTTTCCAGCGTCGGCGTTGACCGCGTATTAACCGTCGATCTTCATGCTGAACAGATCCAGGGATTCTTTGATGTCCCGGTTGATAACGTTTTCGGTAGCCCTATCCTGCTGGAAGACATGCTGCAGCAGAATCTGGAAAGCCCTATTGTTGTGTCTCCAGACATTGGCGGCGTCGTTCGCGCGCGCGCTATCGCCAAACTGCTCAACGATACCGATATGGCTATCATCGACAAGCGTCGCCCTCGCGCTAACGTTTCTCAAGTCATGCATATTATTGGTGACGTAAACGGTCGCGACTGCATTCTGGTTGATGACATGATCGATACCGGTGGAACACTGTGTAAAGCGGCTGAAGCTCTGAAAGAGCGCGGTGCTAAACGCGTGTTTGCTTACGCAACGCACCCAATTTTCTCCGGCAACGCGGTCGACAACATCAAGAACTCCGTTATTGATGAAGTCATCGTTTGTGACACGATCCCTCTGTCGGCAGAAATCAAAGCTATCAACAAAGTTCGCTCTCTGACCCTTTCCGGTATGCTGGCTGAGGCTATTCGCCGCATCAGCAACGAAGAGTCCATTTCTGCGATGTTTGAACACTAAGCTTCACGTTTCAAATCGCCTGAAATGTAAAACCCCGAAAGCCAAGCTTTCGGGGTTTTCTTTTATCTTACGAGAATATCTTACAGGCAAAATTCAGAAGACGTCTCCCTTAAGCAGAAATATTTCCGCCTTCGTCTTACCTCCTGCCGTCACTCTTGCTGGGATCTACAGGTGTTTATGGCGATAGCGACGATTGTCGTAATGTTTAATCCACCAGTAGCGATCGGCAACCTTGTCACGTCCGCTGATACGCGCCCCAACTAGCCAAACAAAGGCACCGATGAAAATACCGGCTATCGGTAAGTTGGCCAAGTCGCCCGGCAGCATAACAACGTCCTTAACGTGAGAAATAATCGTCAGCCCTGCTCCGCAGATCATAAAGACGAGTCCCAGCACCATAAGAATGTTGCCCAGAATAACGAAGGTTTTCCGTTTCATAAGCACCTCCACATATTGCTTGCCAAAGTAATTATTAAGTCGCTTACCTTTGATATGAGTATAGGCAGCGATGCTGGGTAAATGTGTGGTTACGATCACAGGATGGACATTAATCCTTACAGTTTCCTTACACTCCCGACTCAGACACGGCTAATCCCCTCTTTTTTTTACGTTTAGGCTCTTTACACAAGTTTAAATATGCCGTTTTGTGATTTAGCCTATCGAAGGTTAGAATAGTCGCCTGTTTTTTTACTACGGACATCGCCTCTCCTGTCCGAGATCTCTCAATCTGGAAACCGTTCGTGAGCAGCATTAAACTGATTGTCGGTTTAGCGAATCCCGGAGCTGAATACGCACAGACCCGCCATAACGCAGGCGCTTGGTTTGTTGACCTATTGGCCGAACGCTATCATCAACCGCTGAAAGAAGAGCCTAAATTTTTTGGCTACACCTCTCGGCTCAACGTTGACGGTCAGGACATCCGCCTTCTGGTTCCTACCACTTTTATGAACCTCAGCGGCAAGGCCGTCGTTGCTATGGCAGGATTTTTCCGCATATCTCCCGAAGAGATTCTGGTCGCTCACGATGAGCTTGATCTTCCCCCTGGCGTAGCCAAGCTCAAGCTCGGCGGCGGTAACGGTGGTCATAACGGGCTGAAAGACATTGCTAACAAGCTGGGCAATAACCCTAACTTCTATCGATTGCGTATTGGCATCGGCCACCCGGGTGATAAAAATAAAGTCACGGGATTCGTTTTGGGTAAGCCGCCAGCCTCTGAACAAAAGCTGATCGATGACGCCATCGATGAAGCGGTACGCTGTACAGACATTCTTATAAAAGAGGATGTGACCAAGGCGATGAATCGGCTTCATGCGTTTAAAGCAAGTGCCTAACACAGCTCGTTGAAAGATAAAGAAAGAAAGAACCGCCGGTAAGCACCGGCGGTTACCGTAGATGGAAACTACCCCTTAATCTTACGGTATATAAACAGCACCAGCAGCGCGCCCAGAATCGCGATAGCCAGGCTGCCAATATTAAAGCCGTCTACCGTCCCCATACCCAGACGGGAACTGATAAATCCGCCAACCAGCGCGCCTATGACACCGAGAATCGTTGTCATAATGAACCCACCGCCGTCTTTACCCGGCATAATCCACTTGGCTAATATGCCAACGATAAGGCCCAGTACAACCCAAGAGATGATCCCCATATTTCCTCCTAAATACTTCTGTTAACAATGTCATCTTCATTTGAATTCAAGCCACCGGTATGAAGATGATGCGATCAGATCATAGAAGCCAAACCGCTATTACGCTATTTTTCCCAATTCTATGGCTCAAAAGATAAACAGCTTACCGTTAACCTCATGAAAAGATTAACATTGATAATTTTTTGTAAATAACTGAAAGATATTCCCTCCCGTTATAAACCCTTTTATTACCTCAAAATAATTAAAATGTCTTTAAAGATAAGCTATAACGATAAAAGGATATTTATTCAATCGTTGCTTTAAAAAACAATGAGAAACGCTTTTAATGCAAACAATAAATATACATTTTTACCCTCTTTCCCTTTAATACAAAAACACTTCTTCAACTTTACCCTCAACGCTTTTCATTTTTGTAAATGAATCCACAACGGAATCGTGTAAAGCACAAAGGCAAAAAAAGCGCATGGCACCAACATGAAAAAAATTCAAAAAAAATAAATAATATCAATAAATTAAATTAAACAAACGTACAAATAAACACCATGATAATAATCCCATAGCTAACATATAAAAGATGTTACCAAAGCCGTATTGAACGACACAGCTGCTATTATTAACGGCAATGACCGCAAAAATCACATCGTATTAAGCCGATTGTTTTATACACAATCAGCTAACTTAACATACTGACTTTATTGTCACTCGCGGTGAGTCATACTATTAGCGTTATGGCATAATTTGCTACTATTTTTCACTTTTCAGGCATTGTGTATTAAGGCCTATTGCGGTA
This DNA window, taken from Leminorella richardii, encodes the following:
- the lolB gene encoding lipoprotein insertase outer membrane protein LolB, with the protein product MKKFLRPTSFITLLPLASVLLTACTITDKPGQTGTTPEWKTHEQQVKALAQYETRGAFAYLTDSQKLYARFYWQQQNPEQYRLVLTNPLGNTVMELNVQPGMVQLVDDKGQRYVSDNAEKMIHQLTGMTIPLENMRQWMIGLPANAEDFTLTPEGRLKKITLEQNGQQWTVEYRNYDTEAQPVLPSLVEITHGDERIKLKMDNWTRQ
- the prs gene encoding ribose-phosphate diphosphokinase, with translation MPDMKLFAGNATPELAQRVANRLYTSLGDAAVGRFSDGEVSVQINENVRGGDIFIIQSTCAPTNDNLMELVVMVDALRRASAGRITAVIPYFGYARQDRRVRSARVPITAKVVADFLSSVGVDRVLTVDLHAEQIQGFFDVPVDNVFGSPILLEDMLQQNLESPIVVSPDIGGVVRARAIAKLLNDTDMAIIDKRRPRANVSQVMHIIGDVNGRDCILVDDMIDTGGTLCKAAEALKERGAKRVFAYATHPIFSGNAVDNIKNSVIDEVIVCDTIPLSAEIKAINKVRSLTLSGMLAEAIRRISNEESISAMFEH
- the ychH gene encoding stress-induced protein YchH → MKRKTFVILGNILMVLGLVFMICGAGLTIISHVKDVVMLPGDLANLPIAGIFIGAFVWLVGARISGRDKVADRYWWIKHYDNRRYRHKHL
- the pth gene encoding aminoacyl-tRNA hydrolase; the protein is MSSIKLIVGLANPGAEYAQTRHNAGAWFVDLLAERYHQPLKEEPKFFGYTSRLNVDGQDIRLLVPTTFMNLSGKAVVAMAGFFRISPEEILVAHDELDLPPGVAKLKLGGGNGGHNGLKDIANKLGNNPNFYRLRIGIGHPGDKNKVTGFVLGKPPASEQKLIDDAIDEAVRCTDILIKEDVTKAMNRLHAFKASA
- a CDS encoding GlsB/YeaQ/YmgE family stress response membrane protein → MGIISWVVLGLIVGILAKWIMPGKDGGGFIMTTILGVIGALVGGFISSRLGMGTVDGFNIGSLAIAILGALLVLFIYRKIKG